One window of the Salvia splendens isolate huo1 chromosome 1, SspV2, whole genome shotgun sequence genome contains the following:
- the LOC121792374 gene encoding uncharacterized protein LOC121792374 — MSRDGASKNPYADRGLDKFYALLADLDDKKQKIYTQKGSEDISSVRFVYDNDSDCVKPIVIKVKDRSPPKSAKNFKSNDAAPAETEAKSEKTMKKKRSLRCKGNFKLEDLKRPQLFFPVMVVLILLFLAIYGRSFAILCTSIVWYLAPTISGTATAAGGERKPKRKKEYERKRSEKMAVHSEGPSSPKTVINGLQHDRKCSW; from the coding sequence ATGTCAAGAGACGGCGCCTCCAAAAATCCCTACGCCGATCGAGGCCTCGACAAATTCTACGCGCTCCTAGCAGATCTCGACGATAAGAAGCAGAAGATCTACACGCAGAAAGGCTCCGAGGACATCTCCTCCGTCCGATTCGTCTACGATAACGACTCCGACTGCGTTAAACCCATCGTAATCAAGGTCAAGGACAGATCTCCGCCGAAATCCGCCAAGAATTTCAAGAGCAACGACGCCGCGCCGGCGGAGACGGAGGCGAAGAGCGAGAAaacgatgaagaagaagagatcgCTGAGATGCAAGGGGAATTTTAAGCTGGAGGATCTGAAACGTCCTCAATTATTTTTCCCGGTGATGGTAGTGCTGATTCTGCTGTTTCTGGCCATCTACGGCAGGTCGTTCGCGATCCTGTGCACGTCGATTGTGTGGTATTTGGCTCCGACGATCAGCGGCACAGCGACAGCGGCGGGTGGTGAGAGAAAGccgaagaggaagaaggaatatGAGAGGAAAAGGAGCGAGAAGATGGCGGTGCATAGTGAGGGGCCTTCTTCACCAAAAACTGTGATCAATGGACTTCAGCATGATCGTAAGTGCagttggtga